Part of the Triticum urartu cultivar G1812 chromosome 2, Tu2.1, whole genome shotgun sequence genome, CCACATCGAGATCCACGCGTTTTCTTCGATAGAAAACAGAGCAAGGCGAAACAGAGCGGCTGCGCGCCGTTGTTTCTGCTTCACCGACGCCGAATGAAATCACTGAGCATAAGATAGCGTGATTCCGAGGCTTGATTAGCCCCTCCCTTTGAATCTTTTCTTTCCCTCCCACGAGAACCAAACAGCGCATAAAGCTCAAACCCCGGACCAAAAGCGAACGCGGGGACGGGACAGGCATCATCGCCGGCATCCATCCGCCCACGCCAAGCACAGCTCCGGCGCGCCGTCCCGCGGATAACCCCCGCTTCAAAACCCCCATCCCTTTCGCTCTCGGTTCCTCCAAGAACGGGCGACCGAGAGAGCGAGCgagagaggaggagggaggaAACTGTAGCCATGGGCAACTGCTTCACCAAGACGTACGAGATACCCATCTCGTCGGGGTCCTTCGAGCGGCCGCCGCCGTCGTTCGGCGagcagccgccgcccgccgggTACGGCACCGGCAAGCCGCCGCGGCCGCCGTCCACGGCGTCGCGGCGTCCGACGTTCCCAAAGCCGCAGCCGCCGCCCAGGCCGTCCGGCCGGCCGCCCCTGCCGAGCTTCCTGTCCGGGTCGCTGTCCCGGAAGGTGCCCGTCGGCGAGATCGGTCCGGTGCTGCAGCGGCCCATGGCGGACGTGCGCGCGCTGTACAACCTGGAGCGGAAGCTCGGGAGCGGGCAGTTCGGGACGACGTACCTGTGCACGGAGCGCGCCACGGGGCTCAAGTACGCCTGCAAGTCGGTGTCCAAGCGCAAGCTGGTGCGGCGCGCCGACGTGGAGGACATGCGCCGGGAGGTGACCATCCTGCAGCACCTCAGCGGCCAGCCCAACATCGCCGAGTTCCGGGGCGCCTTCGAGGACGCCGAGAGCGTGCACCTCGTCATGGAGTTCTGCTCCGGCGGGGAGCTCTTCGACCGCATCACCGCCAAGGGGAGCTACTCCgagcgccaggccgccgccgtcTGCAGGGACATCCTCACCGTCGTCCACGTCTGCCACTTCATGGGGGTCCTGCACCGGGACCTCAAGCCCGAGAACTTCCTGCTCGCCAGCCCCGCCGACGACGCCCCGCTCAAGGCCATCGACTTCGGCCTCTCCGTCTTCATCGAAGAAGGTCAGCCAGCACCATGCCACAAACTTTTCCATGATCCCACTCCCACACATGACATGATTTACAGCACAGTCTCAATGCAACACGAACATATAGTATTATCCAAGCATAAATCAATGCAGAATGCATTGTTGCAAGTTGCAACAGAGGAGAGGATAATTCAGATAGACGATTCAGTCCAACATTGCATATAAGATACAAATATATAGCATTTTTTCCCCTCAAAAAATGCAGGAAAGGTGTACAAGGACATTGTGGGAAGTGCATACTATGTGGCGCCAGAAGTACTGCATCGGAATTATGGGAGAGAAATCGATGTCTGGAGCGCTGGAGTGATCTTGTACATTCTCTTATGCGGTTCACCGCCTTTCTGGGCAGGTAAGTATCCATCCATCTTCAGACACACATACTACATTGTGCATATCACAGGGCTAAATCTTGCAATTTGCAAATCTGAGCAGAAACTGAGAAGGGCATATTTGATGCTATACTGGTGGGTCAACTTGATTTCAGTAGCAGCCCCTGGCCGACGATATCTGAAAGCGCAAAGGATCTTATCAGACAAATGTTAAACAGAGATCCCAAGAGGCGTATCACGGCAGCACAGGCCCTAGGTAAGTGCACCATCTGGGGTTTGGTTATGAGTGAAGAGTTCTTCTGCATTTGTATAGATTATACTACATCATTGCGATAAATCTGCTTGTCCGTGCGCAGAACATCCATGGCTCAAAGAAGGCGGTGCATCCGACAGGCCTATCGACAGCGCGGTCCTGTCAAGAATGAAGCAATTCAAGGCGATGAACAAGCTAAAACAACTGGCGCTTAAGGTGAATTGTCCTTGACAAAGATGGCTGCTACTATATCTTGGTATAATTGAGCTGACAGGCTGCTTCTTGCATTTCATCTCAAGGTAATTGCAGAGAACCTGTCACCTGAGGAAATCAAGGGCCTGAAACAGATGTTCAACAACATGGACACAGACAAGAGTGGGACCATCACAGTTGAAGAACTGAAAATTGGTTTAACAAAGTTAGGATCAAAGATTACTGAGGCAGAGGTTCAGAAGCTTATGGAAGCAGTAAGATCATTTTTCTTTTGTTTCACCCTTCACCATAAGCTAAGTATATGAAGATTTCATTGACCATGCTATGATTCAGGTTGATGTAGACAAGAGTGGCAGCATAGATTACACGGAATTCCTGACTGCTATGATGAATAAACATAAGGTGGAAAAGGAGGAGGATTTGCTCCGCGCATTTCAACACTTTGACAAAGATAACAGCGGGTAATTCTAATTTCGCTAACCAATAAATATACTTTATCTTGCATGCATCACCATAAATTAAGGGGGATACAATTAACCAACGCTAAACTTGTGAAGCCAATTTAAGTACCAATCGTGCTATTGAATGTATAAAAATTAACAATACTCATTTGTGCCGTTCTTGCATTATTTTCTGCTTGCTATGGACCAGACTTACCAAAttgagggtgtgtgtgtgtgctggTGGCTCACTATCACCATCCACCGAGAACAACGTCAGTCAGCAGGTACTAATCATAGACAATGTGCACAATAATAACTGTAGGTACATATCAAGAGAAGAACTAGAACAAGCCATGACAGAGTATGGAATGGGTGATGAAGCAAATATTAAAGCAGTATTGGACGAAGTTGACAAAGACAGAGTGAGCTTTCTTCCCCTCATCTTTCTTTCGAAACGATTTTGTCCCACTTTAGTGCCAACTGAACATATTTAACCCCTGTCATTGTTAAACTCACAGGATGGGAATATCGACTATGAAGAGTTT contains:
- the LOC125539452 gene encoding calcium-dependent protein kinase 12-like: MGNCFTKTYEIPISSGSFERPPPSFGEQPPPAGYGTGKPPRPPSTASRRPTFPKPQPPPRPSGRPPLPSFLSGSLSRKVPVGEIGPVLQRPMADVRALYNLERKLGSGQFGTTYLCTERATGLKYACKSVSKRKLVRRADVEDMRREVTILQHLSGQPNIAEFRGAFEDAESVHLVMEFCSGGELFDRITAKGSYSERQAAAVCRDILTVVHVCHFMGVLHRDLKPENFLLASPADDAPLKAIDFGLSVFIEEGKVYKDIVGSAYYVAPEVLHRNYGREIDVWSAGVILYILLCGSPPFWAETEKGIFDAILVGQLDFSSSPWPTISESAKDLIRQMLNRDPKRRITAAQALEHPWLKEGGASDRPIDSAVLSRMKQFKAMNKLKQLALKVIAENLSPEEIKGLKQMFNNMDTDKSGTITVEELKIGLTKLGSKITEAEVQKLMEAVDVDKSGSIDYTEFLTAMMNKHKVEKEEDLLRAFQHFDKDNSGYISREELEQAMTEYGMGDEANIKAVLDEVDKDRDGNIDYEEFVEMMRKGK